DNA sequence from the Carettochelys insculpta isolate YL-2023 chromosome 31, ASM3395843v1, whole genome shotgun sequence genome:
GCTCTCCCGGGACAGGGCAGTTGTGCTCCCACGTTTGCACACCTAGAATGGAGCCACGGCAGTGCTTTGATGGGAAGCGGAGTGTGCAGAGCTCACGGCCAAGGTTGGGGGCAGGCAGCATCAGCGGTCCCTGGAAGCTGCGCGCGTGGGCggggcccaggagagagtcaggggccGCCCAGCCGATTGGTGGTGCCCGGGCGGCAGCGTgcgtgtctatgggtggtgcacaaggTTCGgcgcacagaacaaaacttattccgcCCCGGGGTGCTAGGCACGGGAGGGTTCCCCGCTCAGCAGCAGCCCCCTCCGCCTGCCCTGTAGCAACGCTAGGGGAGGAGACCCCAGcctgagctggcagccctggtgtgGGCAGCGGCGAGCAAGCCGCTGGCCTGTACTTCCTCCTCTGCAGGCCGGGGGCGCGGAGCAAACAGCTGCTTGCTGGGCCGAGCAAGCGGCCGGGACCCCGGGCCGTGCGCCTGGGCAGGCAGGAGTGTGCCCGAGCTGGGGCTCAGCCGTGCCCCGCACTGAGCGGCCGGGGTCGTTCGCTCGGGGCCGAGAAGGGGGCTCTCCACGCCGCGCGCCCGGCTTCGCCCCGCGCTGCAGCGCCGCATCGGCCGAGGCGCTGCTTCCTGCTTTCTAGTTTTCCATTGTGAGGAGCTTCCATTGTGACGTCTCGCCCTCGGCTGGGCTTTGTCTGTCCATATATGGGCAGCTACGTCACGGAGCTTTCCAGTGCCTCACATAAATAGGCTGTGGATTTCCCTGGCTGAACATTTGGGCAGCAGTGAGGGAACCTGCTAGCAAGAGAGGGGGACGGAGGCAGAGCGAGAGAGACAAGGAGGGGGGTGGGATCAGACACCCCCACCGCCCGCGTCTGCACCCGAccgctgccagccagccagctcgcCCCTCCCCCGCGAGGAAACACCCGAGGATTGTACCCCCgtggccccccgccccctcccgcatGAGTGCCCGCGCCCGGCGCTGTCACTCGGCGCGGATGCCGTCTCCCCGGGCGCTGCGCTCGGAGCCCCGCTGAAGGCGCCTCGCCCCCCAGTGCTATGACAGGCAAACTCGTGGAGAAGCTGCCGGGGACCATGAACACTTTGATGAACCCGCTGCCTGACAATCTGTACCCCGAGGAGATCCCCAGCTCTCTGAACCTCTTCTCCGGCAGCAGCGAGGCGGCGGCTCATTACAACCAGATggctgcaggtgaggggaagggaggggaagggggcgaGGGGGAGGACTGGGAATCTTGCTCCCACCCACCCGCCCAACAGCCCCTTCCCGCTGGGTGTTCCCATGCGATCGCGGGCTCcgggctgcaggcaggcaggcaggcagggctttccggcgcggcgcggcgcggcagcagccagccagaggtgGCAGGTAGGCTGCGGGCCGGAGGTGCCGGCTCCCGGGGACGGTCTccaacccccgccccgccccgccccgccccgccccgcccggccggCAGAGCCCGGGATGCTCGCTCGCCTCTCCGGCGTGCTCGGTAGCTGCGCGTGTGCTCCTGCaatgtggttgtgtgtgtgctaGGCGGCTCCCCGCGCCCCGCTTGGGGGCTGCGGCTGGAGAGGCTGTGGCCGGGCCGTAGGGCGCAGCCTGCGGCGCCGGGCCCGCGGAGAGCGATCCGGCTCCGGTTCCGGCTCCGGCTCCGACTCGCATTGCCCGGGCGCTGTTTTCCAAGCGGGGGGCCCGGTGCAGTCGGGCCGGAGGAAGGCCCGGGGAGACAGGTGAGCCGCTAGTGTGTGCCCGCCCCCGCCGGCGGTACTCGGGCGCTGCTGAAGTTGCCTGGGCTGCTGCCGCTCTGGTTTCTCCCGGCTCGACTTCTTGGCGGCGGGCGTGTCCCGGGGCCTCGGTCCCGGCTCGGGGGTCCCTGGCCCCCGCTCCCCGCGGGAGCGCTCGTGTTTTGCACCTTCCCGCGGCTGCAGGAGCGCAGCTCCCGGCCGCTGCTCTAGCTAAAACTCCCTTGTGTCTTCCATCGCCGGGCCGGACGCAGAAACCACGGCAAGCTTGTAACGCGCCGGTGGCCGGACCCGGGTCCCTGGAGCGCCCAGCTCTGCCGGACACCTGCAGCCTCAGCCTGCCTGTAGCTCCAGGTACCTGcttcctcctgccccgcccccgggaAGGGTTCACGGGGCTGCGGCCGTGCCCAGCGCGCAGCGCCCGTCTGCAGCCGCGCGTGTGCGTGGGgagctccctccccctgcagctggctAGGGAGGCTTGACCCCccccgggtgtgtgtgtgtgagcaccgGTGTGTGTGTGGCCGTGCGTGGCCGCGGCTGGGTGTGCGACCCACGTGCCCCCGGGGGCTGGGACTGAGCCGCAGCTCCGGGGAGCCGTCCCAGCCCGGGCTCCCGCTCGCTGGCTGTCCCGCGGCCTTGGCGCGGCTGTAACTTGCCCCTGTCTTTCCTTTCGGCAGAGAATGTGATGGATATTGGCTTAGCGAACGAGAAGCCCAACCCCGAGCTGTCATCCTATTCGGGCACCTTCCAGCCCGCCCCTGGCAACAAGACTGTGACCTACCTGGGGAAATTTGCCTTCGATTCCCCGTCCAACTGGTGCCAGGACAATATCATCAGCCTCATGAGCGCGGGGATCCTGGGggtgcccccgtcctccagcgCCATCACCAGCACCCAGACCTCTACGGCCAGCATGGTGCAGAACCAGGGCGAGGTGGAGCAGATGTACCCCGCGCTGCCCCCCTACTCCACCTGCAGCGACCTCTACTCGGAGCCAGTCTCCTTCCACGACCCCCAGAGCAACCCGGGCCTCACCTACTCGCCCCAGGATTACCAGGCCCCCAAGCCCGCGCTGGACAGTAACCTCTTCCCCATGATCCCAGACTATAACCTCTACCACCACCCCAACGACATGGGCGCCCTGCCCGAGCACAAGCCCTTCCAGAGCCTGGACCCCATCCGGGTCAACCCGCCCCCCATCACCCCGCTGGAGACCATCAAAGCCTTCAAGGACAAGCAGATCCACCCCAGCTTCGGCAGCCTGCAGCAGCCGCCCCTCACCCTGAAGCCCATCCGGCCGCGCAAGTACCCCAACCGGCCTAGCAAGACGCCGCTGCACGAGCGGCCGCACGCCTGCCCGGCCGAGGGCTGCGACCGGCGCTTCTCGCGGTCGGACGAGCTCACCCGGCACCTGCGGATCCACACGGGCCACAAGCCCTTCCAGTGCCGCATCTGCATGCGCAGCTTCAGCCGCAGCGACCACCTCACCACCCACATCCGCACGCACACGGGCGAGAAGCCCTTCGCCTGCGAGTTCTGCGGCCGCAAGTTCGCGCGCAGCGACGAGCGCAAGCGCCACGCCAAGATCCACCTCAAGCAGAAGGAGAAGAAGGCCGAGAAGggctccgccgccgccgccgccgcctcgccGCCCGTCTCCCTGGCCCCCGTGGTCACCACCTGCGCCTgagcccccgcccgcccccggGGACGCCtggagcgcgcgcgcgcgcgagGAGCGCCCCGGCTGCCCTTCCCGCGGATCGTCTGGATCCCAAGCGGCGGGGCCCCCCGCGGGGCTGGGGAGCGGCCCCAGGGCGCCGCCCTGCAGGCGGGGGCGCGGCAGCCCGCGCTGAACTGGGCCGCTGCGATCTGCCCCTGGCCGCCCCTCCGGACCCTGGAGAGAGCCGGGCCCCAGGGGGGCCCGTGGGCTCCTTGGAACGGGTGGCCTTCCATCTGAGCTAAATGTTTCTTACAGAAATGCctaggatgctgctgctgctgctggtctccTGGCCCCCTCCCGGAGCCGCCTCCTTCATGTGTTCCTGGTCTCTTCACTACTTGTCTTCGAGGCACTTTCTCTGACGTGCTGGAGAGGGGACGCGGCTTGGGATCAGCTCCCGGCGGCTCCAGTTGGAGCTGCCCGCGGTTTATTATTTGAACCGATTTGCTCTGCAGGTTCATCCCctggctccttccctcccaccccgtgCGCCCTCCCTcctggaaggaagaaagaaagaggcaACTCCCCCCATCCCTAAATTTCACCATTTCACTCCACTTGGTGTTTTATTTCATGTCACACTTAGTAAGAAAAACCTTGGGAAGAGAGCGGGAAACAGCTTCCCCCCTTCCATCTGGCTGAGAAGAGGTTGTTGCCATTTATGTTCTTGTTACCATCTCTACAGCAGTTCTgaattaaaatataataataaaaatatatacagtaTGTATTTGTTAACGTCACTATTGGCTTTCTAGTACAGTACCGACCATATATACAGGTATATACTTATTTACAGCTttaatgttttggtttttggaGAGGAGAAAATAACTGTGAGGAGTGAAATAGTCACTCCAAACTTTCCTCCACAGGGAAGATGGGGGATTTGTATTCAACTGTCACACTCAAGTCCACCTCCCAGTTGTCCTCTGTAAGCAACTCTGAATGTAGGGGCTCAGCTGAACCTTAAAGAAAGGGAGATAGTAGAGCTGCTTCAGCAGCTTTCATCGAAGATCTGACTGAATGTACTGTTGTTACCTATTCAATCTTTTCCCCCTGTGGCTAGTATACTGttggtgaggggagggagtggggggactTACTGCGTTTACAGGATGGCTGACTTAAAGTCACCTTATGCATTTTCCCCCTTTATTATATTTTCTTGAGCACCAGTCTTCTGTGGTGGATTTCAATGGACCAGTTATCTAGagtttttatgaaa
Encoded proteins:
- the LOC142004338 gene encoding early growth response protein 3 isoform X1, whose product is MKLLAAVLLVAGLAGAAAWGDEALAGNEHVKTCVFEKLTGQDSKFCRGDLEVFYPELGDVGCTYIPKCNQYRKRISKEWSSPKIAYRQADKNKKYVLVMVDPDAPSRANPKYRFWRHWVVTDIEGTDLWAGNPKGRVLTEYQRPTPPARSGYHRYQFRLYEQPAHEAMSLSAKEEASLGFILRCRLRCLLHFGVLQHGFHLRCKAGPAGISAMTGKLVEKLPGTMNTLMNPLPDNLYPEEIPSSLNLFSGSSEAAAHYNQMAAENVMDIGLANEKPNPELSSYSGTFQPAPGNKTVTYLGKFAFDSPSNWCQDNIISLMSAGILGVPPSSSAITSTQTSTASMVQNQGEVEQMYPALPPYSTCSDLYSEPVSFHDPQSNPGLTYSPQDYQAPKPALDSNLFPMIPDYNLYHHPNDMGALPEHKPFQSLDPIRVNPPPITPLETIKAFKDKQIHPSFGSLQQPPLTLKPIRPRKYPNRPSKTPLHERPHACPAEGCDRRFSRSDELTRHLRIHTGHKPFQCRICMRSFSRSDHLTTHIRTHTGEKPFACEFCGRKFARSDERKRHAKIHLKQKEKKAEKGSAAAAAASPPVSLAPVVTTCA
- the LOC142004338 gene encoding early growth response protein 3 isoform X4, with translation MTGKLVEKLPGTMNTLMNPLPDNLYPEEIPSSLNLFSGSSEAAAHYNQMAAENVMDIGLANEKPNPELSSYSGTFQPAPGNKTVTYLGKFAFDSPSNWCQDNIISLMSAGILGVPPSSSAITSTQTSTASMVQNQGEVEQMYPALPPYSTCSDLYSEPVSFHDPQSNPGLTYSPQDYQAPKPALDSNLFPMIPDYNLYHHPNDMGALPEHKPFQSLDPIRVNPPPITPLETIKAFKDKQIHPSFGSLQQPPLTLKPIRPRKYPNRPSKTPLHERPHACPAEGCDRRFSRSDELTRHLRIHTGHKPFQCRICMRSFSRSDHLTTHIRTHTGEKPFACEFCGRKFARSDERKRHAKIHLKQKEKKAEKGSAAAAAASPPVSLAPVVTTCA
- the LOC142004338 gene encoding early growth response protein 3 isoform X3; amino-acid sequence: MDIGLANEKPNPELSSYSGTFQPAPGNKTVTYLGKFAFDSPSNWCQDNIISLMSAGILGVPPSSSAITSTQTSTASMVQNQGEVEQMYPALPPYSTCSDLYSEPVSFHDPQSNPGLTYSPQDYQAPKPALDSNLFPMIPDYNLYHHPNDMGALPEHKPFQSLDPIRVNPPPITPLETIKAFKDKQIHPSFGSLQQPPLTLKPIRPRKYPNRPSKTPLHERPHACPAEGCDRRFSRSDELTRHLRIHTGHKPFQCRICMRSFSRSDHLTTHIRTHTGEKPFACEFCGRKFARSDERKRHAKIHLKQKEKKAEKGSAAAAAASPPVSLAPVVTTCA